From one Paenibacillus terrae HPL-003 genomic stretch:
- a CDS encoding zinc-dependent alcohol dehydrogenase family protein, with amino-acid sequence MKAVQLKNGFGFEELTLTELDIPVPGRLEVLIRIRAVSLNYRDLVILNGVMPIGIQFPFIPLSDGAGEIVAVGEGVTKFQVGQRVAGNFQQKFIGGSTRAEVLKDSLGGPLSGVAAEYIVLHEEGVVAIPDHLSWEEASTLPIAALTAWSMLMESGGLRAGDTVLLQGTGGVSIFGLQFSLMAGARVIITSSSNDKLERAKALGAWQTINYSEVPEWDKVALELTGGVDHVLDVGGAATMAQSINALRTGGTVSMVGFLSGLTIPEFDVTSILQKAATIRGSQVGNREHFENMNRAISRLRLHPVIDRVFPLSRIGEAFALLAEGKQYFGKIVVQI; translated from the coding sequence ATGAAAGCAGTGCAACTGAAAAATGGCTTTGGCTTTGAAGAGTTAACCTTGACGGAACTTGACATACCGGTGCCGGGACGGCTGGAAGTTCTGATCCGCATAAGGGCAGTGTCCCTTAATTATCGAGATTTGGTAATACTTAATGGAGTAATGCCGATCGGCATTCAATTTCCCTTCATTCCGTTATCCGATGGAGCGGGTGAAATTGTAGCTGTGGGGGAAGGGGTGACAAAATTTCAGGTTGGACAAAGGGTAGCGGGAAATTTCCAACAGAAATTCATTGGCGGGAGCACCAGAGCGGAGGTATTAAAGGACAGTCTGGGAGGCCCGCTCAGTGGAGTGGCGGCTGAATATATCGTTCTGCATGAAGAAGGGGTCGTCGCCATTCCGGATCACCTTTCTTGGGAGGAGGCTTCCACCTTGCCGATTGCGGCATTAACCGCATGGAGCATGCTGATGGAATCCGGCGGGCTGCGAGCGGGGGATACGGTGCTCTTGCAAGGAACAGGTGGTGTCTCCATCTTTGGGCTTCAATTCTCTCTGATGGCCGGAGCACGGGTAATTATCACATCGAGCAGCAATGACAAGCTGGAACGGGCAAAAGCTCTCGGCGCATGGCAGACAATCAACTATTCGGAAGTTCCCGAGTGGGATAAGGTGGCTCTGGAGCTGACAGGCGGAGTCGACCATGTCCTGGATGTGGGGGGAGCGGCAACAATGGCGCAATCCATCAATGCCCTTCGTACCGGAGGGACTGTGAGCATGGTCGGATTCTTATCGGGCTTGACCATTCCTGAGTTCGATGTCACCAGCATTTTGCAGAAGGCTGCGACGATTCGCGGCAGCCAAGTCGGTAACCGGGAACATTTCGAAAACATGAATCGTGCCATTTCCCGCCTTCGTTTACATCCTGTCATCGATCGGGTATTCCCGCTCAGCCGAATCGGCGAAGCCTTCGCACTGTTGGCTGAAGGAAAACAGTATTTCGGTAAAATCGTCGTTCAAATATAA